One Glycine soja cultivar W05 chromosome 2, ASM419377v2, whole genome shotgun sequence genomic region harbors:
- the LOC114398879 gene encoding transcription factor DIVARICATA-like, translating to MIFPRFCTNLKGMELETLYTPCYMPNSNWFVQESLSTEWTREDNKKFESALAIYDKDTPDRWFKVAAMIPGKTVFDVIKQYRELEEDVSEIEAGHVPIPGYLASSFTFELVDNHNYDGCRRRLAPVRGSDQERKKGVPWTEEEHRRFLMGLLKYGKGDWRNISRNFVVTKTPTQVASHAQKYYIRQKVSGGKDKRRPSIHDITTVNLTETSASDKNKPPVIAPQQKLNSMSKVQLDWTSSHYNDGSLMVFNPNSDDLFVSSSSDVTSMALKMQGQDLYECALREAYAKVKVPGFSMAPRDFNNEAVFGIHAL from the exons ATGATTTTTCCAAGATTTTGTACGAATCTAAAAG GTATGGAATTGGAAACCCTCTACACCCCTTGTTATATGCCAAACTCAAATTGGTTTGTGCAAGAGAGCCTCAGCACAGAGTGGACTAGAGAAGATAACAAGAAGTTTGAAAGTGCCCTTGCTATATATGACAAGGACACCCCAGATAGATGGTTCAAGGTGGCCGCTATGATCCCTGGGAAGACTGTGTTTGATGTGATCAAGCAATATAGGGAACTGGAAGAAGATGTGAGTGAAATCGAAGCAGGGCATGTTCCGATTCCCGGCTACCTTGCATCTTCTTTCACCTTTGAGCTGGTTGACAACCACAACTATGATGGATGCAGAAGAAGGCTTGCACCTGTCAGAGGCTCTgatcaagagagaaagaaaggagTCCCATGGACTGAAGAGGAACACAG ACGTTTTCTGATGGGACTTTTGAAGTATGGTAAAGGAGATTGGAGAAATATCTCTCGCAATTTTGTGGTCACAAAGACTCCAACCCAAGTTGCTAGCCATGCACAAAAGTACTACATAAGGCAAAAGGTTTCTGGAGGCAAAGATAAAAGGAGACCTAGCATCCATGATATAACCACTGTTAATCTTACAGAAACTTCTGCATCAGACAAGAACAAGCCTCCTGTGATTGCACCACAGCAGAAGCTGAATAGCATGTCAAAAGTACAGCTGGACTGGACTAGTAGCCACTACAATGATGGATCACTCATGGTTTTCAACCCAAATAGTGATGACTTGTTTGTGTCATCTTCATCTGATGTCACTTCCATGGCCCTGAAAATGCAAGGGCAAGATCTCTATGAATGTGCCTTACGTGAGGCTTATGCCAAGGTAAAAGTTCCAGGTTTCAGCATGGCTCCTAGAGACTTCAATAATGAAGCTGTTTTTGGTATTCATGCACTGTAA
- the LOC114371931 gene encoding uncharacterized protein LOC114371931 isoform X3: MTLWIVGFGDPIEGGKLVTVCDSKDTAHGNDEGEGENHVRSNYCKREVHKGHSHQPNPGETPLGPPSVLDCGQGY, from the exons ATGACATTGTGGATTGTTGGATTTGGTGATCCTATCGAAGGAGGTAAACTTGTTACCGTGTGTGACTCGAAGGACACTGCACATGGCAACGATGAAGGTGAAGGGGAAAATCACGTTCGTTCAA ATTATTGTAAAAGAGAAGTGCATAAAGGGCATTCCCATCAGCCAAATCCAGGAGAGACTCCTTTAGGTCCTCCGTCTGTGCTAGACTGTGGACAAG GCTATTGA
- the LOC114371931 gene encoding uncharacterized protein LOC114371931 isoform X1, giving the protein MATMKVKGKITFVQAIEVGNGKWHGSVGGIVCAPIEKVWTLVSKTKRLPEWMPMVERCSSLADDDEPGYVRLVLGFMFPQQDGERSWNKERLVAVAWIQLIQGKVSK; this is encoded by the exons ATGGCAACGATGAAGGTGAAGGGGAAAATCACGTTCGTTCAA GCTATTGAAGTGGGAAATGGTAAATGGCATGGTTCAGTTGGTGGCATAGTTTGTGCACCTATTGAGAAGGTTTGGACCTTGGTCTCTAAAACTAAAAGACTACCCGAATGGATGCCAATGGTAGAAAGATGCAGTTCCTTGGCTGATGACGATGAACCGGGCTATGTTAGGCTTGTCTTAGGTTTCATGTTTCCTCAACAAGATGGAGAAAGGTCATGGAACAAGGAGAGGTTGGTAGCTGTTGCTTGGATCCAACTCATCCAAGGGAAAGTAAGTAAATGA
- the LOC114371931 gene encoding uncharacterized protein LOC114371931 isoform X2: protein MTLWIVGFGDPIEGGKLVTVCDSKDTAHGNDEGEGENHVRSNYCKREVHKGHSHQPNPGETPLGPPSVLDCGQGHQIQMCSKQALNFVLCY from the exons ATGACATTGTGGATTGTTGGATTTGGTGATCCTATCGAAGGAGGTAAACTTGTTACCGTGTGTGACTCGAAGGACACTGCACATGGCAACGATGAAGGTGAAGGGGAAAATCACGTTCGTTCAA ATTATTGTAAAAGAGAAGTGCATAAAGGGCATTCCCATCAGCCAAATCCAGGAGAGACTCCTTTAGGTCCTCCGTCTGTGCTAGACTGTGGACAAGGTCATCAGATTCAGATGTGCAGTAAACAAGCACTAAATTTTGTCCTTT GCTATTGA
- the LOC114398872 gene encoding uncharacterized protein LOC114398872 has product MEFTALSNATQLGSFNPLRTNLQSSTQHFLPFSYASFPSSSRRGCSCKAVLSTHTPTSTHNNMFGPRSIDFELSALTALSPLDGRYWSKVKELAPFLSEYGLIYFRVLVEIKWLLQLSVIPEIVEVPSFSDGAKSFLEGLIDNFSVEDALEVKNIERVTNHDVKAVEYFLKHKCQSNAEVAKVVEFFHFACTSEDINNLAHALMLRETMNSIMFPVMDKIIKALCDMAKDNAHVPMLSRTHGQPASPTTLGKEMAIFAARLSRERKDLSQVEIVGKFAGAVGNYNAHIVAYPDVNWPHIAEQFVHSLGLSFNPYVAQIETHDYMAKLFHLLIQFNNILIDFDRDVWGYISLGYFKQTTKAGEIGSSTMPHKVNPIDFENSEGNLGVANGGLSHLSMKLPISRWQRDLTDSTVLRNMGVGIGHSLLAYKSTLQGIGKLQVNEACLSEDLNHCWEVLAEPIQTVMRRYGVPEPYEKLKELTRGRAVTKESIRDFIKGLDIPEEAKSNMLKLTPDTYVGAAVELARTVENVVNTVIGIKI; this is encoded by the exons ATGGAGTTCACTGCACTCTCTAACGCTACCCAACTTGGGAGCTTCAACCCTCTTAGAACCAACCTTCAAAGTTCAACACAACACTTTCTTCCTTTTTCGTATGCTTCTTTCCCTTCTTCCTCTCGCAGAGGTTGCTCCTGCAAAGCCGTCCTTAGCACCCACACACCCACCTCTACCCACAACAACATGTTTGGACCCCGTTCCATCGATTTTGAGCTCTCTGCTTTGACGGCTCTGTCCCCATTGGATGGTCGTTATTGGAGCAAAGTTAAGGAACTTGCTCCTTTTTTGAGTGAATATGGCTTAATCTACTTTCGGGTTCTTGTTGAG ATAAAATGGTTGCTGCAGCTGTCTGTGATTCCTGAAATCGTTGAGGTTCCCAGTTTCAGTGATGGTGCTAAATCTTTCTTAGAAGGCCTGATTGATAACTTTAGTGTTGAGGATGCCTTGGAGGTTAAAAACATTGAGAGGGTCACGAATCATGACGTGAAAGCGGTGGAGTACTTCTTGAAACATAAGTGTCAATCCAATGCTGAAGTGGCTAAG GTGGTTGAGTTTTTTCACTTTGCTTGCACATCTGAGGATATAAATAATCTTGCCCATGCCTTGATGCTGAGGGAAACAATGAATTCTATCATGTTTCCTGTCATGGATAAAATAATCAAAGCTTTGTGTGATATGGCTAAAGATAATGCACATGTTCCTATGCTTTCCCGCACTCATGGACAG CCAGCTTCACCAACTACTTTGGGAAAGGAAATGGCGATCTTTGCTGCAAGATTAAGCAGAGAAAGGAAGGATCTGTCTCAGGTTGAGATAGTGGGGAAATTTGCTGGTGCGGTTGGAAATTACAATGCACATATTGTTGCATATCCTGATGTTAACTGGCCTCACATTGCAGAACAGTTTGTACACTCTCTTGGATTAAGTTTTAATCCTTATGTTGCTCAG ATTGAAACTCATGACTACATGGCAAAGCTTTTTCATTTGCTCATCCAgttcaataatatattaatcgATTTTGATAGAGATGTATGGGGCTATATATCTTTGGGTTACTTTAAGCAG ACCACCAAGGCTGGAGAGATTGGGTCATCAACTATGCCTCACAAAGTGAATCCTATTGATTTTGAGAACAGCGAAGGTAATCTAGGTGTAGCTAATGGAGGTCTGTCACATCTAAGCATGAAGTTGCCGATTTCACGTTGGCAG aGGGACTTGACTGATTCAACTGTCTTAAGGAACATGGGTGTAGGTATAGGTCATTCTCTTCTTGCCTACAAAAGCACACTTCAAGGAATAGGGAAGCTTCAG GTTAATGAAGCTTGCTTGAGTGAAGACTTGAACCACTGCTGGGAGGTGCTTGCTGAACCAATTCAGACT GTTATGCGAAGATATGGTGTTCCTGAGCCTTATGAGAAGTTAAAAGAACTAACCAGAGGAAGAGCAGTTACCAAAGAGAGCATAAGAGATTTCATTAAAGGCCTAGATATTCCAGAAGAAGCAAAGAGTAATATGTTGAAGTTAACACCTGATACTTATGTTGGAGCAGCTGTTGAATTGGCCAGAACAGTGGAAAATGTGGTGAATACTGTGATTGGAATAAAGATCTAG